A genomic segment from Cuculus canorus isolate bCucCan1 chromosome 20, bCucCan1.pri, whole genome shotgun sequence encodes:
- the LOC128854177 gene encoding lysophosphatidic acid receptor 1-like isoform X1, with protein sequence MNGYPNCTANHTNIWSHSLVLALGIPQLTINIASVIFNCTVIFTRMVTKDLHKPISILFCNLAFSDLFTSFSGFWIAMLFITNPDITIFGSKDMLAPYSLYTVSILSTIYNLVSIGIERYLAVAESMRTRFRVARCHSIAIVLINWVLAFFLGCLPLMGWNCLHREENLSVLYSPFCVDYLIFIAVPNVVVAFIIPLFTYLRIIIILRKRKLRMKACGQATGTYKSAEIQVARTSIFIWLLALISYAPFFAGVIFDATNRRCRIDLYPGVYIFRNFTAMLITMNCLGNPMIYTLKVKILGAKFKALKCLFTSRVQACTIENI encoded by the coding sequence ATGAATGGATATCCAAACTGCACTGCTAACCACACTAACATTTGGAGCCATTCTTTGGTACTTGCACTGGGCATCCCTCAACTGACCATCAACATAGCATCTGTGATCTTCAACTGCACAGTCATCTTCACCAGAATGGTGACAAAGGATCTGCACAAGCCTATCTCAATACTCTTCTGCAATTTGGCTTTTTCTGAtctcttcaccagcttttctGGCTTTTGGATTGCAATGCTGTTCATCACCAATCCTGACATTACAATATTTGGATCCAAGGACATGCTTGCACCTTATTCATTATATACTGTGTCTATCTTATCCACCATCTATAACTTGGTAAGCATTGGAATTGAACGCTACCTGGCTGTGGCTGAAAGCATGAGGACGAGGTTCAGGGTTGCTAGATGCCATTCCATAGCTATAGTTTTAATTAACTGGgtccttgctttctttttgggCTGCTTGCCGTTGATGGGGTGGAACTGCTTGCATAGAGAAGAAAACCTCTCTGTCCTTTACAGTCCGTTTTGCGTTGACTACCTCATCTTCATCGCTGTTCCAAATGTTGTGGTGGCTTTTATTATACCTCTGTTCACTTACCTTCGAATCATTATCATCTtgaggaagagaaagctgagaatGAAAGCATGTGGACAAGCTACCGGCACCTACAAATCGGCCGAGATCCAGGTTGCCAGAACCAGTATCTTCATTTGGCTCCTGGCGTTGATCTCCTACGCTCCTTTTTTCGCAGGAGTCATATTTGATGCAACCAACCGTCGGTGCCGCATTGATCTCTACCCAGGCGTCTACATCTTCCGAAACTTCACGGCCATGCTAATAACCATGAACTGCTTAGGAAACCCTATGATATATACCCTGAAAGTCAAAATTCTGGGGGCTAAATTCAAGGCTCTGAAATGCCTCTTCACCAGCCGTGTCCAAGCCTGCACCATTGAGAACATCTAG
- the LOC128854177 gene encoding uncharacterized protein LOC128854177 isoform X2: MPNEYQIEFYGQYDSRLGVSPARSLFVGSEVLEPLDGDHRNTTIRDSHRKPEGRLYGFISEARRKDTCLIQSVVCGLRHDYALRAEVKENPLAWTLERDEMMQHIAVLHEAS, translated from the exons ATGCCTAACGAATACCAG ATCGAATTTTATGGCCAATATGATTCACGATTAGGAGTCAGTCCAGCAAGATCATTGTTTGTTGGGAGCGAAGTCCTGGAGCCTTTAGATGGTGACCACAGAAACACGACAATCAGGGACAGCCACAGGAAACCTGAGGGAAG gCTTTATGgctttatttctgaagcaagaagaaaagacacTTGTCTCATCCAGTCAGTTGTCTGTGGTCTTAGGCACGATTATGCCCTAAG aGCTGAAGTCAAGGAGAACCCCCTGGCTTGGACGCTGGAGAGGGATGAGATGATGCAGCACATTGCAGTTCTGCACGAG GCCTCATGA
- the CA4 gene encoding carbonic anhydrase 4: MELLFLVLFSLHILKTEVAVGSHWCYQPQKLEQPHCEVPRQWHLIDAACKGNKQSPINIVTKNITYQESLKPLDFEGYDVKGSSKWYIENNGHTVKVKLSTSPKIGGGGLERKYKAIEFHFHWGVEAVPQYLPGSEHSIDGEKQAMELHIVHIREDASNITEAKAKEDGVAVLAFFIKIEEENKNYETLISKLDNIKYKGQTADMDPLPLSSLLPPEKDLGKYYRYEGSLTTPDCYEGVIWTIFEKPIELSISQIAQFSTVHFDGKNSTNMVENFRPVQFLNERKVYWSSASVLPPPAKILTLVLVLTYILSSLSQ, encoded by the exons ATGGAATTGCTGTTCCTTGTTCTGTTCTCTCTGCACATTCTCAAGACAGAGGTGGCAG ttggaagCCACTGGTGCTATCAGCCGCAGAAGCTTGAACAGCCACACTGTGAAG TGCCTCGACAATGGCATCTGATAGACGCTGCctgcaaaggaaataaacaatCACCCATCAATATTGTCACCAAAAATATCACTTATCAAGAGAGCCTTAAGCCACTGGATTTTGAAGGATATGATGTGAAGGGGTCTTCAAAATGGTACATAGAAAATAATGGACATACAG ttAAAGTAAAACTAAGTACATCCCCTAAAATTGGAGGTGGAgggctggaaagaaaatacaaagcaatagaatttcattttcactggGGAGTCGAAGCTGTGCCACAATACCTTCCAGGATCCGAGCACAGCATAGATGGAGAGAAACAAGCCATGGAG CTGCATATTGTTCACATAAGAGAAGATGCTTCAAATATAACAGAAGCAAAGGCGAAAGAAGACGGTGTGGCAGTGTTAGCATTCTTTATAAAG attgaagaagaaaataaaaactatgaaACCCTAATTAGCAAATTAGACAACATTAAATACAAAG GGCAAACAGCAGACATGGACCCTCTGCCGCTGAGTTCTCTTCTCCCACCTGAGAAAGACCTTGGAAAGTACTATCGGTACGAGGGCTCTCTCACCACTCCCGACTGCTATGAGGGTGTCATCTGGACGATATTTGAGAAGCCAATCGAGCTCAGTATTTCTCAG ATTGCTCAGTTCTCAACAGTTCACTTTGATGGGAAGAACTCCACAAACATGGTTGAAAATTTCCGGCCCGTTCAGTTTCTGAATGAACGAAAGGTGTACTGGTCCAGCGCCAGCGTCCTCCCGCCTCCTGCTAAGATTCTAACGTTGGTCCTCGTGCTTACGTACATCCTGAGCTCTCTTTCCCAGTGA
- the LOC128854177 gene encoding uncharacterized protein LOC128854177 isoform X3: MPNEYQIEFYGQYDSRLGVSPARSLFVGSEVLEPLDGDHRNTTIRDSHRKPEGRLYGFISEARRKDTCLIQSVVCGLRHDYALRSLVTLFQPRRS, encoded by the exons ATGCCTAACGAATACCAG ATCGAATTTTATGGCCAATATGATTCACGATTAGGAGTCAGTCCAGCAAGATCATTGTTTGTTGGGAGCGAAGTCCTGGAGCCTTTAGATGGTGACCACAGAAACACGACAATCAGGGACAGCCACAGGAAACCTGAGGGAAG gCTTTATGgctttatttctgaagcaagaagaaaagacacTTGTCTCATCCAGTCAGTTGTCTGTGGTCTTAGGCACGATTATGCCCTAAG ATCTCTTGTCACCCTCTTTCAGCCACGTCGTAGCTGA